A genomic stretch from Flavobacterium sp. KS-LB2 includes:
- a CDS encoding Nramp family divalent metal transporter → MSKSLEEVNQSVSTLNKKSVFRKILAFFGPAYLISVGYMDPGNWATDIAGGSQFGYALLWVLLMSNIMALLLQSLSARLGIVTQRDLAQASRETYSPFINYILYFLAEIAIAACDLAEVLGMAIGINLLFDIPLIEGVLITVLDTFLLLFLINKGIRKMEAFIIVLVAIIGFSFIFEMIFAQPELDKVLFGLIPSMPNEAALYIAIGIIGATVMPHNLYLHSSLVQTRKFERTTVGIKQALKYNFIDSTIALNLAFLVNAAILILAAATFYRNGMFEVAEIQDAHRFLEPLLGSKLAPILFAVALIAAGQSSTITGTLAGQIVMEGYLNLRIQPWVRRIITRLIAIVPAVIVITIYGESVTGKLLILSQVILSLQLGFAIIPLIHFVSDKSKMKGFHIGRITQIASWIIATIIVSLNAKLVFDEIVGWLETSENPLLLWLTVVPLAISFLILLLYIVFKPFIAKSKIDIQNHSPHSLKLQFSKVGSYTKKNIAVSVDFSSADEVALNNAFELGGIEAQYTLIHVVETVGAMIYGEHIDDHETLVDEKLLEEYKAILTEKGFKVAIQLGFGKPNKVIPVLINSGNFDILVMGTHGHTGFKDLVFGTTVDKLRHKISIPLLIVKK, encoded by the coding sequence ATGAGTAAATCTTTAGAAGAAGTAAACCAATCCGTTTCTACGCTAAACAAGAAATCAGTATTCCGAAAAATCCTCGCTTTTTTTGGCCCAGCTTATTTAATTAGCGTGGGTTATATGGATCCGGGAAACTGGGCTACAGATATTGCAGGCGGAAGTCAATTTGGGTATGCCTTACTTTGGGTTTTATTGATGAGTAATATTATGGCTCTGTTGTTGCAAAGCTTGAGTGCCCGACTGGGGATTGTTACCCAACGTGATTTGGCGCAAGCCTCCCGAGAAACCTATTCGCCATTTATCAATTATATATTGTATTTCCTTGCCGAAATTGCCATCGCAGCCTGCGATCTTGCTGAGGTTTTAGGAATGGCAATCGGTATTAATTTACTGTTTGATATTCCGTTGATTGAAGGAGTTTTGATTACTGTTTTGGATACTTTTTTGTTGTTATTCCTAATCAATAAAGGCATCCGAAAGATGGAAGCGTTTATCATTGTATTGGTTGCTATCATTGGATTTTCCTTTATTTTTGAAATGATATTTGCCCAGCCAGAACTGGATAAAGTATTGTTTGGATTAATTCCGTCGATGCCCAATGAAGCAGCATTATACATCGCCATTGGTATTATTGGCGCTACAGTTATGCCACACAATTTATACTTGCATTCCTCATTGGTGCAAACCAGAAAATTCGAAAGAACGACAGTCGGAATTAAGCAGGCTTTGAAATACAATTTCATCGATTCTACTATTGCATTAAACTTGGCTTTTTTAGTGAATGCAGCTATTTTAATCTTGGCAGCAGCCACATTTTATAGAAACGGAATGTTTGAAGTGGCAGAAATTCAAGATGCCCATCGCTTTCTGGAACCGCTTTTAGGAAGTAAATTGGCACCTATATTGTTTGCGGTAGCGCTGATTGCTGCCGGGCAGAGTTCCACAATTACAGGAACATTGGCAGGTCAAATTGTGATGGAAGGCTATCTTAATTTACGTATTCAGCCATGGGTTCGAAGAATTATTACCCGATTGATTGCTATTGTTCCTGCGGTTATCGTAATTACAATTTATGGAGAAAGTGTGACGGGAAAATTACTGATTTTGAGTCAGGTTATTTTGAGTTTACAACTGGGTTTTGCCATTATTCCGTTGATTCATTTTGTAAGTGATAAATCAAAAATGAAAGGATTTCATATTGGGAGAATTACCCAAATCGCTTCTTGGATTATCGCAACCATTATTGTTTCACTTAACGCCAAATTGGTTTTTGATGAAATAGTTGGCTGGCTTGAAACTTCCGAAAATCCACTTTTACTGTGGTTAACCGTTGTGCCACTGGCCATAAGTTTTTTGATTTTGTTGCTTTATATCGTGTTCAAGCCTTTTATTGCTAAATCTAAAATAGACATCCAAAATCATTCGCCTCATAGTTTAAAATTGCAATTTTCTAAAGTGGGAAGTTATACAAAAAAGAATATTGCAGTTTCCGTAGATTTCTCGAGTGCAGATGAGGTGGCTTTAAATAACGCTTTTGAACTAGGCGGAATAGAAGCGCAATATACTTTGATTCATGTGGTAGAAACCGTTGGTGCTATGATTTATGGAGAACACATTGACGACCACGAAACGTTAGTAGACGAAAAATTATTAGAAGAATACAAAGCAATACTGACTGAAAAAGGATTTAAAGTAGCGATACAATTAGGCTTTGGAAAACCAAACAAAGTGATTCCGGTGCTAATCAATTCAGGGAATTTTGATATTTTAGTTATGGGAACGCACGGTCATACGGGATTCAAGGATTTAGTCTTTGGAACTACGGTTGACAAATTGCGTCACAAAATTTCTATTCCGCTACTTATTGTAAAAAAGTAG